In a single window of the Helicobacter felis ATCC 49179 genome:
- a CDS encoding succinyldiaminopimelate transaminase, translating to MQFTPYPFERLNALLHGLNPPKIFDLSIGEPQFPTPPSIQQALQAHTDTLRFYPKSGGEDFLKEAQMSFIEQHFQVRLRMEQILPTLGSKETLFNFPIFYLHDKPQPKIAMPDPLYQVYLASTQVAKATPLFMPLSSANGFTPELDPALRPDLVILNSPNNPTGRTLSLEELKVWVLRALQEDFLLLNDECYSNIYASTPPPSILQACLEVGNTDFKNVLAINSISKSLSAPGVRSGYIAGDANILSKYKIFRGYSGCAIPLPLQYASAAGWLDFEQQEQIRQAYARNLQLAQEILGVRVFPTSFYVWLYAHHGEDFARHLFTHTGIKVLPGGFLSPSDSPHSAPFVRVALVYENMRPILETLKGAHQIYLKSLSC from the coding sequence ATGCAATTCACCCCCTATCCCTTTGAACGCCTAAACGCCCTCTTGCACGGGCTAAATCCCCCTAAGATTTTTGATCTGAGCATTGGCGAGCCCCAGTTTCCCACACCCCCATCCATCCAACAAGCTCTACAAGCCCACACGGACACGCTCAGGTTTTACCCCAAAAGCGGAGGGGAGGACTTTCTCAAAGAAGCCCAAATGAGTTTTATAGAGCAGCATTTCCAAGTGCGCTTAAGGATGGAGCAAATCTTACCCACCCTAGGTTCTAAAGAAACGCTTTTTAACTTCCCCATCTTTTATCTGCATGACAAACCTCAGCCCAAGATCGCCATGCCCGATCCCCTCTATCAAGTGTATTTAGCCAGCACGCAAGTTGCCAAAGCTACGCCTCTTTTTATGCCCTTAAGCTCTGCTAATGGCTTCACCCCTGAGCTAGACCCCGCGCTCAGGCCTGACTTAGTAATTTTAAACTCTCCTAACAACCCCACCGGGCGCACCTTGAGTTTAGAAGAATTAAAAGTTTGGGTCTTGCGCGCCCTGCAGGAAGATTTTCTATTGCTCAATGATGAATGTTATAGCAATATTTACGCCTCCACACCTCCGCCCTCTATTTTGCAAGCCTGTTTAGAAGTGGGTAATACTGACTTTAAAAATGTCCTAGCCATCAATTCCATTTCTAAGAGTTTGAGCGCCCCGGGGGTGCGTAGCGGCTACATTGCTGGAGATGCTAATATTTTGAGCAAATACAAGATTTTTAGGGGCTATAGCGGGTGTGCGATTCCTTTGCCCTTGCAATATGCTAGCGCGGCAGGGTGGTTAGATTTTGAACAACAAGAGCAAATCCGTCAAGCCTATGCGCGTAATCTACAACTTGCTCAAGAAATTCTAGGCGTGCGCGTTTTCCCTACAAGTTTTTATGTGTGGCTTTACGCCCATCATGGAGAGGATTTTGCCCGTCATCTCTTCACCCACACAGGGATTAAAGTCCTTCCCGGGGGCTTTTTAAGCCCGAGTGATAGCCCCCATAGCGCGCCCTTTGTGCGCGTAGCACTCGTCTATGAAAATATGCGCCCTATTTTAGAAACCTTAAAAGGTGCGCACCAAATCTATCTAAAGAGCCTGTCATGTTAG
- a CDS encoding endonuclease MutS2 produces MNTLASQLDLERFLERFASFLARPKEATTLSLRPNTWEHLQEFENLEFNPPSALICLKEALKTFKKGGVWRLEILLEFVKIARYFAYLKARARPKDHPHLCAYLANIHFPAPLLELETHMQDTPTLKEGFYPELDALSESLARLQAQQKQVFQQILGRSSLQAYLADRQVHFVQGIETLLLKPGFSAVLKGAVVARSHSGQFYIEPLEVKNLARKIQETRNKIEESVMHICTQWSETLRPHFLFLRFINHEFDYLDHLQARVNFAKSANLSFIKPNTRGHFVLKNFEHPNLNHPKPLSLDFSQSLLLVTGVNTGGKTMLLKSVLSCAWLAKHLLPFRINAHHSQIPYMEHIQAIINDPQNSQNDISTFAGRMLDFSHALNTPQLLLGVDEIELGTDASEASCLYKVLLEELLIKGAKIVVTTHHKHLALLLAKNPAVQLLAANYDLQAQMPTYTFTPGLIGKSYAFESALRYGVPLDLIDQARTLYGAEQSQLNALIERTSALEQELIQERAQLKHTQQAQERAYQEKLTKLEKAQEAREATQRSLEQSYTQALRQLQEALKEFERTHNKSHAHQQIQAIQESLKRPAKPTLQKQNFQVGDFVSYGKLNGEIIARSGGLYNIALENGVKIKVRPEKLILKPKPSAPKAQVRLQHKPQAKGQMRLDVHGLDVQEALEKTQNFLANALLAGFEEVLIVHGKGKGILRQALKEWLKKHPKVISFEDAPYNLGGSGAQMVKL; encoded by the coding sequence TTGAACACGCTAGCTAGCCAATTAGATTTAGAACGCTTTTTAGAGCGTTTTGCAAGCTTTTTAGCCCGCCCTAAAGAAGCCACAACTCTAAGTCTGCGCCCTAACACTTGGGAACATCTACAAGAATTTGAAAACCTAGAGTTCAACCCCCCTAGTGCGCTGATTTGTCTCAAAGAAGCCCTAAAAACCTTTAAAAAAGGCGGGGTGTGGCGTTTGGAGATTTTATTAGAATTTGTCAAAATTGCGCGCTATTTTGCCTATCTAAAAGCGCGCGCACGCCCCAAAGATCACCCCCATTTATGCGCTTATTTGGCCAATATCCACTTTCCTGCACCCCTCTTAGAGCTAGAAACACACATGCAAGATACCCCTACTCTCAAAGAGGGTTTTTACCCGGAATTAGACGCGTTATCAGAGAGTTTAGCGCGTTTGCAAGCCCAACAAAAACAAGTATTTCAGCAAATTTTAGGGCGATCAAGTCTGCAAGCCTACTTAGCAGATCGCCAAGTGCATTTTGTGCAGGGGATCGAAACTTTGCTTTTAAAACCGGGTTTTTCTGCGGTGCTTAAGGGCGCGGTGGTGGCGCGCTCGCACAGCGGGCAATTTTACATAGAACCCCTAGAGGTGAAAAATTTGGCGCGTAAAATCCAAGAGACGCGCAATAAGATAGAAGAGAGTGTGATGCACATCTGCACGCAGTGGAGTGAAACCCTGCGCCCTCATTTTCTATTTTTGCGTTTTATCAACCATGAATTTGACTATTTGGATCACTTGCAAGCGCGCGTAAATTTTGCCAAAAGCGCGAATCTAAGCTTTATCAAACCCAACACGCGTGGGCATTTTGTGCTCAAAAATTTTGAACACCCCAATTTAAACCACCCCAAGCCCCTTAGCTTAGATTTTAGCCAATCCCTGCTCTTGGTAACCGGGGTGAACACGGGGGGTAAGACGATGCTTTTAAAATCTGTGCTCTCGTGCGCGTGGCTAGCTAAACACCTTTTGCCCTTTAGAATCAACGCGCACCACTCCCAAATCCCTTATATGGAACATATCCAAGCCATCATCAACGACCCACAAAATAGCCAAAACGACATTTCTACCTTCGCTGGGCGCATGCTCGATTTTAGCCATGCGCTTAACACCCCTCAACTCTTGCTAGGCGTGGATGAGATCGAACTGGGCACGGACGCCTCTGAGGCGAGCTGTTTGTATAAGGTCTTGCTAGAGGAGTTGCTGATCAAGGGGGCTAAAATCGTGGTAACCACGCACCACAAACACTTAGCTTTGCTCCTAGCCAAAAACCCCGCTGTGCAACTGCTTGCCGCCAATTACGACCTACAAGCCCAAATGCCCACCTACACTTTTACCCCCGGACTCATTGGCAAGAGTTACGCCTTTGAGAGTGCCCTGCGTTATGGCGTGCCTTTGGATTTGATCGATCAAGCGCGCACGCTCTATGGCGCAGAGCAGAGTCAGCTTAACGCCTTGATTGAGCGCACCAGCGCGCTAGAGCAAGAGCTTATCCAAGAGCGCGCCCAATTAAAACACACCCAACAGGCCCAAGAGCGCGCATACCAAGAAAAGCTAACCAAGCTAGAAAAAGCCCAAGAGGCTAGAGAAGCAACACAAAGGAGCTTAGAGCAAAGCTATACACAGGCCTTAAGGCAACTCCAAGAGGCCTTAAAAGAATTTGAGCGCACCCATAATAAAAGCCACGCCCACCAGCAAATCCAAGCCATCCAAGAGAGTTTAAAACGGCCTGCCAAACCTACCCTGCAGAAACAAAATTTTCAGGTGGGGGATTTTGTGAGCTATGGCAAATTAAACGGGGAGATTATCGCGCGTAGTGGCGGGCTTTACAATATAGCCTTAGAAAATGGAGTAAAAATTAAAGTTAGACCCGAAAAATTGATCTTAAAACCCAAGCCCTCCGCCCCCAAAGCGCAGGTGCGCCTCCAGCACAAACCCCAAGCAAAAGGACAAATGCGCCTAGATGTGCATGGACTAGATGTACAAGAAGCCTTAGAAAAAACCCAAAACTTCCTAGCCAACGCGCTTCTAGCGGGCTTTGAAGAGGTGTTGATCGTGCATGGTAAGGGCAAGGGGATTTTACGCCAAGCTCTCAAAGAATGGCTTAAAAAACACCCTAAGGTGATTTCTTTTGAGGACGCGCCCTACAATCTGGGCGGTTCTGGGGCACAGATGGTAAAATTATAG
- a CDS encoding GIY-YIG nuclease family protein: protein MQSSQLEHLPESCGVYLYWDATEKLLYIGKAKNLKKRILSYFTLQAGRAVPNPRNNARVRDMVSKIARVEWRLTPSEHEALLLEDRLIKQYQPRYNILLKDSKTYPYVCFDPTLPYPVLHLQRHPRKHLRCFGPFSLGAKEILESVLDFIPLVQSPSCVRGKHACVFYEIKRCLAPCEGKISPQDYALLLQEGVALLENLPALSVRLQARMRALASQERFEEAAIWRDRWSKIQNLLERLAYPLEECARALQILLGLKTPVTRVEVFDVSHHAKSHCVGGMVVFSEGKWEKRAYRRYVLQGKDEYSQMRELLERRVQRLQHPPDLWLIDGGRAQVRIALQVLQSAGHSVEVLGIAKAKFKGRTRRSLGDVPDVIYTRDRVLHLKANDPCLQFLQRLRDEAHRYAITFHRTKFLSQINAQ, encoded by the coding sequence ATGCAAAGTAGCCAACTTGAACATCTTCCAGAGAGTTGCGGGGTGTATCTCTACTGGGACGCCACTGAGAAACTACTCTATATTGGTAAGGCAAAGAATCTCAAAAAACGCATTTTAAGTTACTTCACTCTGCAGGCGGGGCGCGCTGTGCCCAACCCTAGAAATAACGCGCGTGTGCGCGACATGGTATCCAAAATCGCGCGTGTGGAATGGCGTTTAACCCCTAGTGAGCATGAAGCCCTACTGCTAGAAGATCGTCTCATCAAGCAATACCAACCCCGCTATAATATTCTGCTCAAGGACTCTAAAACTTATCCCTATGTCTGTTTTGACCCCACCCTACCCTACCCCGTGCTCCACCTACAAAGACACCCCAGAAAACACTTGCGCTGTTTTGGCCCTTTTAGTTTGGGGGCTAAGGAAATTTTAGAGAGTGTGCTAGATTTTATCCCCTTAGTGCAAAGCCCTAGCTGTGTGCGGGGCAAACACGCTTGTGTATTCTATGAGATCAAACGCTGTTTAGCCCCTTGTGAGGGCAAGATCAGTCCCCAAGATTATGCGCTCTTGCTCCAAGAGGGGGTCGCGCTTTTAGAAAATTTGCCCGCATTGAGTGTACGTTTGCAGGCGCGTATGCGCGCTTTAGCCTCTCAAGAGCGCTTTGAAGAGGCGGCCATTTGGCGCGATCGCTGGAGCAAAATCCAAAACCTTTTAGAACGCTTGGCCTATCCTTTAGAAGAGTGCGCGCGCGCCCTGCAAATTTTATTGGGGCTAAAAACCCCTGTAACACGCGTTGAGGTCTTTGATGTGAGCCACCACGCTAAAAGCCATTGTGTGGGGGGCATGGTGGTGTTTTCAGAAGGCAAGTGGGAGAAAAGGGCGTATCGGCGTTATGTCTTGCAGGGCAAAGACGAATATAGCCAAATGCGCGAACTCTTAGAGAGACGCGTTCAGAGATTACAACACCCTCCCGATCTGTGGCTTATAGATGGGGGCAGGGCGCAGGTGCGTATCGCCCTACAGGTTTTACAAAGCGCGGGGCACAGTGTAGAGGTGCTAGGCATTGCCAAGGCGAAGTTTAAGGGCAGAACACGGCGATCGCTGGGCGATGTGCCCGATGTGATCTACACGCGCGACCGGGTGTTGCACTTAAAAGCTAACGACCCTTGTTTGCAGTTTTTACAACGCTTGAGAGATGA
- the murC gene encoding UDP-N-acetylmuramate--L-alanine ligase, whose translation MLDRPIHTYKIHFIGIGGIGISGLAKYLKAQGAVVSGSDLVQSTITDYLANLGIPITIPHNPNALSDQEVVIHSAIIKVDNVEIVAAMEKNCVILSRKRALEYILGDKRVFSVCGAHGKSTTSAMLSALLPHFGAIIGATSKDFGSNVRESDSSSLVFEADESDQSFLHSNPYCSLVTNAEVEHLEGYDYNLEAFYQAYTDFLKLAKKRVINISDPFLKECSLEAIRLDPARDISQISYFLREDEPYTRFKLKDYGFFEVWGLGAHTASNAALAILAALEELPLESLRANLLNFKGIKKRFDIIQKDSLLLIDDYAHHPTEISATLQALQTYAQLKGLKESIVIWQPHKFSRLLDNLEGFQECFKNPIVSQLYILPVWRAGEKPREVDMHTLFGHLQPTFIDSMWRTSKGLELFVQGVKIRTLHSGLVIGFGAGDITTQLRGEV comes from the coding sequence ATGTTAGATCGCCCTATCCACACCTATAAAATCCACTTTATTGGCATTGGAGGCATTGGTATTTCAGGACTGGCTAAATACCTTAAGGCACAGGGCGCGGTGGTGAGTGGCTCAGATTTAGTCCAAAGCACTATCACGGATTATCTAGCCAATTTGGGCATTCCTATCACCATTCCCCACAACCCTAATGCGCTCAGTGATCAAGAAGTGGTGATCCACTCGGCCATTATCAAGGTGGACAATGTTGAAATTGTGGCGGCGATGGAGAAAAATTGCGTCATTCTCTCGCGCAAACGGGCGTTAGAATACATTTTAGGGGATAAGCGTGTTTTTAGTGTATGCGGGGCGCATGGTAAGAGCACCACGAGCGCGATGTTAAGCGCGTTATTGCCCCACTTTGGAGCGATTATCGGGGCGACTAGCAAGGATTTTGGCTCGAATGTGCGCGAGAGCGATAGCTCTAGTCTAGTCTTTGAAGCCGATGAATCCGATCAAAGCTTTTTGCATTCTAATCCCTATTGTTCGCTAGTAACCAATGCTGAGGTAGAACATTTAGAGGGTTATGATTACAATTTAGAGGCGTTTTATCAAGCCTATACAGACTTTTTAAAGCTAGCTAAAAAACGCGTGATTAATATCAGCGACCCTTTTTTAAAAGAGTGTAGCCTAGAGGCGATCCGCCTAGACCCTGCGCGCGACATCAGTCAAATTAGCTATTTTTTAAGAGAGGATGAGCCCTATACGCGTTTTAAGCTTAAAGATTACGGCTTTTTTGAGGTATGGGGTTTGGGGGCGCACACAGCCAGCAATGCGGCTCTAGCTATTTTGGCCGCTCTTGAAGAACTGCCCTTAGAGAGTCTGCGCGCCAATCTGCTCAATTTCAAGGGTATCAAGAAACGCTTTGATATCATTCAAAAAGACTCGCTACTGCTCATTGATGACTACGCCCACCACCCCACCGAAATTAGCGCGACTCTGCAGGCCCTGCAAACCTACGCCCAACTCAAAGGGTTAAAAGAGAGCATTGTCATCTGGCAACCCCATAAATTTTCTCGCCTCTTGGATAATTTAGAGGGTTTTCAGGAGTGTTTTAAAAATCCCATTGTAAGCCAGCTCTACATCTTGCCCGTGTGGCGCGCCGGCGAAAAACCCCGCGAAGTGGATATGCACACCCTCTTTGGGCATTTGCAACCCACATTTATCGACTCTATGTGGCGCACTTCAAAGGGCTTAGAACTCTTTGTGCAGGGGGTCAAAATTCGCACCTTGCATAGCGGGCTAGTGATAGGCTTTGGGGCAGGGGACATCACCACCCAACTTAGAGGGGAGGTTTAA